CGGTGGGACTGTTACCTTCAAGAACGTTTCTTCTGGTCACAGCTGTAACATCTTTACCAGAGAAGGGATTTCAGACAGTAACAAAACTGAGTGGTGAGAAGTGAAATGCTCTGCCATAATACTGATACCGTCCCCAGGGATTCTGACACAGCCAGCAGCAGTACATGTTCATCAGCACTGAAGCAGGGCACCTCCTGATTCAGCAGTGagaccctcccctccccagccatgttggcGGCTGCCCTAGGATTgctgatgcccattgcagtggcTGAATTTCTCATTGGCCTGGTTGGAAATGGAGTCCCTGTGGTCTGCAGTTTTAGAGGATGGGTCAAAAAAATGTAAGGAGTCCCTATAAATCCTCATGATTCTGGTAAGTAGCCACTTTCTCCTACTCAGGCCGATCATGTTGGACATAAGTCTGTTTCCACTTTCCCAGAGCAGTGGTTGGCTTTACTATCTTAATGTCTTCGAGTCCTGGTAAGCCAGGCCAACATGTGGTTTGCCACTTTCTTCAGTGGCTTCTGCTGCATGGAGATCATGACCTTTGTCCCGCTGACTTCTTGTAGCTGAAAagactgggtttttgttttttgctagtGTCTTTCAAGATCACTTTTTATTTCTCAGCTCTTGTTGGCTGGACCCTTTAAAAACCCTTAACAGGAAACAGCAACATCCTGCATCCCATTTTAAATCTGTTATTTTTATAGATTGCAGTCCAGTGAAGGAGAGACTGATTGCTATTTGTGATGTTTCTGTTCCACTTGTCTTTTTGTAAAGACATCACAGGAAGATGGAGGACCACACAGCTGTCAGGAGGAGGCTCAAACCAAGGTGCTCATCGCTCTGAACTTCCCCCTTTACATGGTTTCTGCCTTGGCCAGCCATTTTTCCATGACCTTCTAATTTCCCTCTGATCTCACCATTCTTGCCATCTCTGCAACACTCATGGCTGTTTATACTTCACTTCTGTCTATTGTAATGGTTATGAGGAATCAGACTTGTCAGAGAATTCTGTAGGAGATGATATGTACATGGAAATCCTAGATGCCATGACTTGGAAGGAGGATCTAATCAGGCCCTTAACTGTATCACTGACAACAGTAAAAATAACTGtagattttagaaaaatgaaatttttattctcaattctcctcatttcttctttgattttgaaacaaaatgaaaggGTAACATGAAAAACAGGCTAGAAACTGGAGCTTATTGCTCTCTAAGCAATGCAAATCACATCATTTTAATAAACTACAGAAGTCAAAACCGAGTTTTCATATTTTGCATGGGaagtatcacatttttaaaaattactgcagATAATCGAGTTTTCTTTGCCAATATGCTATGTTTTTGATAAAAGGAAGTAGAAAATAGCTATAgtttgaaaataatgtattttaaaaagaggtgagCCTGTATATTTTTTAGGCAAGCACTTTTCTTAGGGGAATTAGCTaaattattatctcaattttctATGTAGTTTAGCCTCTCAACACCGGTAGTAAAGTAGTCAAAAACCTATCTTTATATTTCTGGATACTTTGGTTTTTTTGATGCCAGACTAGCTTTCTGGAAACATGTCAGTTGGCTACCAGGATCAGTGGCAAATTCTACTGCCAGGCTAGATTGGggcaggtggggagagagaggcacTATGTCTCTATCAGAAAGTCACcgaagaaacactgtttttggacgAATTCAAGCCTCATCTAGATTTTTAGTCCAGTAGAAGATCGTGACCATCTCTGCCCCTCCATAGCCTACAGCCAGAGTTTTAGAGTACCAGGCCTTGCAGCTTGGTGGAGATGATGTACAATGGATGCTACCTGGAGGCAGGGACTGTGTATTATAATGGCGCTGTCCCCTGTGCCTAGTACACTGTAGTTTGACACAAAATAAGCACTTTGTAAATTTAATCCGAAGGAATGGAAATCTAGTCCTACAATCCATTCAGTTATTAATAGagcaactgaggcccagagatgggcAGTGGCCTGCCTGCCTACAGCTTCGTAGAGAGTTCTCAgcatgcttactttttttttttgagatggagtcttgctctgtcacccaggctggagtgcagtggcgcgatcttggcccactgcagcttccatctcctgggttcaagtgattctcctgcctcagcctcccaagtagctgggactacaggcagccaccaccatgcccggataatttttgtatttttagtagagatggggtttcaccatgttggccaggctggtctcgaactcctggcttcaggtgatccacccgccttggcctctcaaagtgttgggattacaggtgtgagccaccatgcctggcccaatgttctttttatgaaaataaaatttctttttttatatagcatATGAGCTCATAACTGGCACTGTATAGCACCTGAGCATGTTTTGATTTGGTCTTTCTTGTTGAGGGGCCTTGTTACGTTATATCCTGGTGTCTAGACTTTGGCCCAAAACCTTTGAGATGGAGAGCCAGTGTCTGTGGTACTGTTTGCGATCTCTGGTTCTACACTCAGGGTTCATTCATGTAGATGCAAATACAGATGGTATCATAACTTCCAACCTCTCTGTTCCTCATCACAGCTGTTCAGTCTCGCTTGAAGACAGATTACAGAAGGACGAGGCCAAATCCAGATTTTGTGGTGTGCAAATTTACCCTGGTGTGTTATCGCTACCAGGGGATCTGACCTCAGCCAGGAGCAGTGAGAGCCtcctctccccagccatgctgagcgCTGGCCTAGGACTGCTGATGCTGGTGGCAGTGGTTGAATTTCTCATCGGTTTAATTGGAAATGGAGTCCTTGTGGTCTGGAGTTTTAGAGAATGGATGAGAAAATTCAACTGGTCCTCATATAACCTCATTATCCTGGGCCTGGCTGGCTGCCGATTTCTCCTGCAGTGGCTGATCATTTTGGACTTAAGCTTGTTTCCACTTTTCCAGAGCAGCCGTTGGCTTCGCTATCTTAGTATCTTCTGGGTCCTGGTAAGCCAGGCCAGCTTATGGTTTGCCACCTTCCTCAGTGTCTTCTATTGCAAGAAGATCACGACCTTCGATCGCCCAGCCTACTTGTGGCTGAAGCAGAGGGCCTATAACCTGAGTCTCTGGTGCCTTCTGGGCTACTTTATAATCAATTTGTTACTTACAGTCCAAATTGGCTTAATGTTCTATCATCCTCCCCAAGGAAACAGCAGCATTCGGTATCCCTTTGAAAGCTGGCAGTACCTGTATGCATTTCGGCTCAATTCAGGAAGTTATTTGCCTTTAATGGTGTTTCTTGTTTCCTCTGGGATGCTGATTGTCTCTTTGTATACACACCACAAGAAGATGAAGGTCCATTCAGCTGGTAGGAGGGATGTCCGGGCCAAGGCTCACATCACTGCCCTGAAGTCCTTGGGCTGCTTCCTCTTCCTTCACCTGGTTTATATCATGGCCAGCCCCTTCTCCATCACCTCCAAGACTTATCCTCCTGATCTCACCAGTGTCTTCATCTGGGAGACACTCATGGCAGCCTATCCTTCTCTTCATTCTCTCATATTGATCATGGGGATTCCTAGGGTGAAGCAGACTTGTCAGAAGAtcctgtggaagacagtgtgtgcTCGGAGATGCTGGGGCCCATGATCTGGGAAGAAAAGTGTGGTCAGGACACTCTTGGGATGCTCTTTTGATAGCTCTCTATAAGGGAGCTGCTTTCCATGTCTTTTaagattttccttcttttacaCCAATGTAATGAATGAGCAACAGAAAATACGGATCAAAACCCAATACTATTTCTCTTTTGGCAATgcaaagtatattttcttaatgtaCCACAGAAATCAAGGCTAGGGCTTCATGTTTGGTAAAAGAGGTATTATATTCTCTCTACATATAGCAAATAATTCATATATAAATCATGTTTTTCCTATTATAAAAAGCAGAGATTAGGAACAATTCTGTCTACATATAGcaaaaattcatatataaattGTGTTTTTCCTAGTATAGAAAACAGAGATTAGGAACAATTATAGTGatcattaatttttatgaaattttacCTATACATTTATGTTAGTCATTTtagatatgctttttaaaaagtatcaaatAATTTCCCCATTTCTCTGCTGTAATGTATCTAATTAtctaactgaaaaacaaaacaaaacatctttaTATTTCTGGAAGTTTCTTTGAGCCCTAGCCTTGGCTTTCAGAATAAAAatcaggctcacacctgtaatcccagcgctttgggaggctgaggcgggcggatcacgaggtcaagagatcaagaccatcctggctaacatgattaaaccccatctctactaaaaatacaaaaaattagcctggtgtgttggcgggcacctgtagtcccagttactcgggaggctgaggcgggagaatggcatgaacccaggaggtggagatggcagtgagccgagaccatgccactgcactccagcctgggcaacagagcgagatgccatctcaaaaaaaaaaaaaaaagcagaataaaagtCAGTTGGATGCCATGATCTGTATTAAGCTCCAAGGCCCAGGAACTGGAGTGGGGCAATATGAGAGTGAGGGGCACTTGCTtctgcttaaaaaaaatagaCTGCTTTTGAAGAGGTCACGCTGTCTGCTCTTCAGCCATTTAGCCATTTTGCCTGTCTACTGTGGCCTCACCACAGCCTACAGTCAGAGTTCTAGTGTGCCAGGTCTTTGAGTTGGAGGGAGATCATTTAGAATGCCAGATCCATGGCAGTAGGaactgtgtctgtttttattttctcccacGTCTCTGTGACTAGAACACTGCCTATTGCATAATAAacgcttaataaatattttgtaaatgattGAATAGCTGTGCTAACTGGTTTTACAATGCCTCCTTTGTATTGTAGGTAGAGAAACTGATGCCCAGAGAGGGGCAGTGGCCTGCCCTGGGTTTCATAGAGAGCCTGTGGCAGTGCTGGGACTAGAGCTGTTTCTTGACTCCTAGTGCAGGGCTCTTTCCTTTACAACATGCTACTTTCCTAATGTCCTTCCCTCCTTGGAACCCCATGCCTCTTTCTACAGACCCTTCTACACAACttattctcttccttctttctagcCTTCTTTGTTTCGGTTCCAGGGGGATCTGAAATCCAAAGGACAACACTTggcattcttaaatatttttttttcacttcctaTGGATCACACTAATCTACTTTCATTAATCTATTCTCTCAAACATATCTTTTTCTTACCTGAAGCTGAGAATTGAGGTACATGCTAGGCACATGTGGATATTAGTCATCACACAGGGGGAGATTGGTTCCACTGTCACTGTGAGTTGTGTGAGGTCGAGTACCATATTTTATGTCCTGGGAAGGAtcatattcattctttttaaatagaaaggTGCTTCTGCTTGGTTATATTTTTGTTAGTAGGATGAATTTTCATTAtaccatttctattttttttacagATGTCCTTTGTGACCAATTGTTGTAATAGTGACAATAGTATTTAACATTTGTATTGGGCTTTACATTTTACCAGACAATCTCATATATAgtccattatctcatttgattttaaTAGCAACTCTATGCAGTTAGCAATTTTATCCCCAATTCACAGGTGACaaaactcaggctggagtgatgaTTTGCCCAGGATCATGAACTTGTAAATAATGCAGATGGAGCAGACCCAAATTTTTTGACTCCGAGTCTTGTGCTCTTTCCAGTAAATCCTAAGTATCTCATTGTTCATACTTGTAAGACTTCAAACTAGGATTAGCCTGTGGAACTTCCCTCAAGTTTATGAGTATTTTTACACACATGCAATAAGCAACTAATCTTTCAAATTTGGTATTGGTGGGATGCCTGGGTGCTAAGATCCAAAATCACAACAGATCAAAGTTTATGATCTGCTTTTCTTAGTGacaaggtatggaatcaacctaagtgtccatcaacacatgaacagataaggaaaatgtagtgtatacatgtatgtgtatctgtttcattttctacttttctgtacTGTTCAAATTGTTTTTAGCCATGCTCAAATATCACATTTGAACATTTGAACAGATAAAAAAATGtagtgtacatatgtatgtgtatatatgtatacacacacacaatggaatattattcagcttttaaaaagaaggaaatcttgtcatttgaaaaaatgtggatgaacctggaggaccattatgctaactgaaataagccacatacagaaagacaaatactgtaagaTCTCACAGATGTGTGGAATTTCAAAAAgccaaactcacagaagcagagtaggatggtggttgccagggtctgggACATGGGGGGAATAGGGAGATGTTTGGTTTCTgttaggaagaatgaataagCTCTGGAGAGCTAATGTACAGCatagtgactgtagttaatagaACTGtgttatatacttgaaatttgcaaaGAGAGTAGATGTTAAATGTTttcactaacaacaacaacaaagataatTGTGAGGTGGTGGATATGTTAACTTGATTGTGGTACTCAtttcacagtgtatacatatgtcaaaacatcatgttgcgtACTGTAGATATATACCATTCTTGTCAATCATTCCTCAATAAAGCAGGAAAAATTATTGCATTTTCCACATCACCTTTTGGgatttgatttccttctttttctgtacACAATTTACCTTATGATGCGTATGAGACTGCTttgtgttttagcaaagaaaacaaatccGAAGGCAAATATATACTCTTGAATTGATTCGTATGTAATTGAATCTTTTATAATTTGCATTCTTAGAGCTGCAGCTGGAtccatgtgtgcgtgtgtgtgtgtgtgtgtgtgtgtagatattaATGGAATGTGATATGCTCTGTGCTGGTGTAGCCGAGAGGAGATGTGAAATGTTAAAAATGCGATATGTGAGCATGGCTAAAAACGATTTGAACAGGACAGAAAGGTAGAAAATGAACAGCAACGTTTTTCCCTCCCACCTTCCATTATTAGTCCCACTGCCTGGATATAATGGTATCTTATCACTTGTGTTAGTTCTTTTAGTGGTTATTTTTTACGACTCTGAATAGTAAGATTTTGGCTCTCTTACTTGTTTTATCAGCTTTAAACTGTAGCCTTTGAGTTCCATTCATCAAGGTTTGGGGATTATCTCATTTTACCCCTAATCCATTTTCCTCTCCTAAATTtgattagttttattttgttgttctaaCAGTCATTACTTTTACAATTGTAAGTAATGTATTTTCTACACTGCTTTTTTGAACCATGCCTTATGACAGTATCCACAGAGTCCTGATTATGTAGGAGGAAGAAATTAGTGCTTCACCAGTCCTGCACTTCTCCCATATCCCAACTTCTGTCACCTGTGGTATCAGTTATAAACAACTTCATATGACTTCAGGAGAAAGTACACTTATCAAAAGGAAATTGGCTAGATTATAGAACCAGGGAGAAGGCTGGAGAGTCAACCTCAGAATGGGAACCAAGAGGGGTTAAATAAACAAGAACACAATCAAGTCACACTACAGGGACTGATGCTGGCACCACCTCTCCTGTTCAGCTGTTAACATTGTGTTCTTGACACTGCCACTGCCTCTGAGACTGTGTCTCTTCGAGCCATCCTGGGTGGGATTTTTGGCTGGCTGATTCTAGATCACAGGCCTAACCTAGCTGACAGGCCCTGGGGTGAGGAAAAGCCTGGTTTCCCTTTGGCTTCTGAAATATGCACTTTTAAATTAGGTGAAATAAATTATTCCACCATTGAATTAAGCAGCAGAGTGGGTACAGCTCCTGGTGTGGAATTGATGCACTGGAAGGCCAGCTCTAGAACTCTTGCAGGAGATAGGGCGAAGTAATAAAGAGATGGGAAATTTAAAAGCAAAGCAATATGGCACACAGAAATAAAAGGACACTCATAGGTATGATTGGAGCCCCAGAAGGAGATGGAAAAAATAAGCACAAGgaatgaaatatttgaagaattaatGACCAAGAATTGCATTAACGATGAAAAAAGACTAAAAGGGCTCAAGGGGTGTCAAAGAAGACAGATAAAGTGGGAGGAATTCGTCACACTTAAACACATTGTAGAGATTTAAGAATATCGACGACAGgcaattttacaaaattttgaaaGAACAGATCAAGAATCAGATTGACATTTCTCAGGAGAATACAGAACAAGATTTTTCATGACATTTTATTCTAGtaaatattttgttcttattttcaagTAACACCAAGAAGAAAAGTTTAGACATATTTTTCTGGCTAGGAacagaacatattttatattaattataaatggAGAGTTAACTCTAAAAATGTCAGTGAAGGCTCAGTGGTTGATTATCATAAGGTTAGTGAGcaaattctgaaatatttgaaCAATCAAAGAAAATCTTGAAACTAAAGGATTTGGAGAGATTGTGATGTCAATACTCACAAATGAATTAAAGGAGTCAATGTGGCATAGAATTGGAGATGACTCTGGAGGGAAAAAAAGTAGCACAAATAATTGCCAGTGCATCAGAATTTGTTAGAATGCagtgaagaaaacaggaaaaattaaGCATTTCAACtgaatacaaaagaaacaaacggggctgggtgcagtggctcacgtctgtaatcccagcactttgggaggctgaggcaggaggaccacgaggtcaggagatcgagaccatcctggctaacacggtgaaaccccatctctactaaaaatacaaaaaaaaaatagctgggcgtggtggcaggcacctgtaagtcccagctactcgggaggctgaggcaggagaatggcgtgaacccaggaggtggagcttgcagtgagccgagattgcaccactgcactccagcctgggcgacagaacaagactccatctcaaaaagaaaacaaaaaagaaacagagtaaaCTTTCTCCCAATTAAAGAGAAAGCCTTAGCAATAGATGAGCATCTTAAGAAAGAAGCTGAAAACATTGCTGCAGTGATCTCCCTTAGTGGAAGCTACTGGAGTGGCTTCAAGGACTTCCACATTCTACACATCTGTTGAGTTTTTGGTGAAACTGAGTGAAGATTAAACAGCAGTAAAAACATTCCTCCTGTGTTTTAAAAAGTGTACTGATAGATACAGTTGTACTCTGGTTCAGATTTTAAATTTCACCTTTTTTAGTGGACAAATagtaattgtatatattcatggggtacttagtgatgttttgatacacataATGTATTGTGATCACATCAGGGGAATGAGCACATctgtcatctcaaacatttattatttctttgtgttgggaacattcaatatcctcctagCTATGTGAAACAATGTAATAccttattgttaactatagtcatcctacactGGTTCAGATTTTTAATTGTAATGAAATTAATCTCTAAAAATTAATTCCCTCAAAGATCTATAATAAGCTCCAGTATAAAGGCTGTGAATGATTGATTGACAGATGTTGAGTGCAAAGGCTATATCATCCTAGGATTTTTATTAgagttctttttatttcagttagtGCTCTAGTTACAAAGTTACATCGGTTTTCAATAGTCTTTTCCAACCTTATTCTGTCCTACCCCCAAATACACTCACATTTTGTGTATGATTTTGCAGAATTTAAAGTTTTACAAGAACATATATATCACTTTATGAAGGAAGGCCTGTATATACCTCATAGGttgtcatgaagattaaatgaattaatagatgTAAAGGGCTTACAAGAGTACCCGGTATATAATAATGGATGTAATTTTTTATCCTTAATATTATTATCATACTActatttaggaaaaataatttttacttttgacaAATTATAATAATGTAAATTATGGGGTACACAGTGATAGTGATGTTATATATAAACAGTGTGGAATGActgaatcaagctaattaatatatctatCACCTTAAATACTTATTTATTCCACTTGTGTAACTTAACTGCAACAATCTactctttgatcaacatctcctgATTCCGTCCACCCcgcccccagcctctggtaactgtcATCCTACACTccgcttctatgagtttgattgttttagattccacgtgTGAGATCATtaggtgtttgtctttctgtgcttggcatatttcacttagcataatgtcctcaggtCCATTCATATTGTcagaaatgacaggattttcaagaaataattttttttttttttttgagacggagtcttgctctttcgcccaggctagagtgcagtggcgctatctcggctcactgcaagctccgcctcccgggttcacgccattctcctgcctcagcctccagagtagctgggactacaggcgcctgccaccgcgcccggctaatttttttttttttgtatttttagtagagacggggtttcaacatgttagccaggatggtctcgatctcctgacctcgtgatccacccgccttggcctcccaaagtgctgggattacaggcctgagccaccgtgcccggcctagaagaaataattttaaatatttgcacttgcaaagaataattgaaagataaagaaaatagaattgaaacaccagataaatatgtaaatttagcAGGTGATACATGTGGTCTTCTTTTCAAAAAggattattcaataaatgctgctgaaaCAAGTGGCTAACCATTTAGGATATAGTAAGATTAGATTTTTACTTCACATTATCTTTACTAAATTTGAGGGAAAGAATAAAGTGTAAGCAATGAAACCATAAAAGCTcaaagaaaatatagatgaataaattattggggtatgaaagaaatttctaattaTGCTATCAAGGACAAGAATCATCCAAAAATTATTAACATATGatcacataaaaaattaaaactttatgtCACAAGCAACATGCATATAAATTTACGTAGCAATGGATAAGTGGAGGAAAAAATTGCAACTAAGCATATATAACCAGAAGGAGTTATTAATTgttacaaaattattaaaaagaaccaTAACATTCcaacagaaaaatgagaaaggcTTTGGaggcaattaaaaaaatgaatcaatataAATGGTTTATAAACACATTGTTAATTCTCACTAGTcataaaaaagtgattttttataatacaatttgtgtttatccaggtagcaaagattaaaaaatgaaagacaatgGTTTTATGAGAATACAGGGAAAGGATATTCTTATGCATTGAAGATGGATGCGTTAATTGGTATAATATTCTGAGGGATAATTTGGCAGCATATTttaacacacatgtatatatcttgATATAGCAATTATGCtttgtaaatatatttctattaaagATCTATGTAAAGTTGCTTTTACAAAGATGTTCATCACACAGttatttataaaactgaaaaattggaagcattctaAATGCTAAACTGAATAGGATTGATAAAATAAATTGTGGGTTCAAGGCAGAACATGGGTGATCTGCAAAATTTCAAACTGAAAAGTTAATTTTCAATGGCCTTGGACTAAGGACTAGAGGGAACAAGATAATAAAGATATGGAAGAAATAAAtgggaaatataaataaaatttcaaatgattttgATTCCTTTAATCCTTCCCAAGCACTCACaaattatttatgaaattttcatttatttcttcaagtgTGTTGTTTTTCTGACTGATATATATGAAAAAACcaaaagtttgttctttgaaaagagtaataaagtagaaaaaaaactcatttggtataggctgaatgtttgtgtccccccaaaatttg
This genomic interval from Gorilla gorilla gorilla isolate KB3781 chromosome 6, NHGRI_mGorGor1-v2.1_pri, whole genome shotgun sequence contains the following:
- the TAS2R5 gene encoding taste receptor type 2 member 5 gives rise to the protein MEDHTAVRRRLKPSCSVSLEDRLQKDEAKSRFCGVQIYPGVLSLPGDLTSARSSESLLSPAMLSAGLGLLMLVAVVEFLIGLIGNGVLVVWSFREWMRKFNWSSYNLIILGLAGCRFLLQWLIILDLSLFPLFQSSRWLRYLSIFWVLVSQASLWFATFLSVFYCKKITTFDRPAYLWLKQRAYNLSLWCLLGYFIINLLLTVQIGLMFYHPPQGNSSIRYPFESWQYLYAFRLNSGSYLPLMVFLVSSGMLIVSLYTHHKKMKVHSAGRRDVRAKAHITALKSLGCFLFLHLVYIMASPFSITSKTYPPDLTSVFIWETLMAAYPSLHSLILIMGIPRVKQTCQKILWKTVCARRCWGP